The Listeria welshimeri serovar 6b str. SLCC5334 genome has a window encoding:
- a CDS encoding M24 family metallopeptidase: MEKNIDVLQNWLKDQGAEVAFLTDPENIAYFSGYHSEPHERVLGLAVFPESEPFLFTPALEVEDLRGGDWTHPAYGYNDTENPFTIIADEIKKRVANPTKFAIEKKHMSVDRFEQLSGLFSGCSFIPIEHKIEQVRLIKTEAELKILKEAALLADYAVQVGVDEIAEGKTEAEIVAKIEYEMKKKGVTAMSFDTMVLTGKNGALPHGTPGETKIKKGDLVLFDLGVVHKGYCSDITRTVAFGDISDEQKKIYDTVLEAQVSAVEKVKAGVKASEIDLTARNIIREAGYGDYFPHRLGHGLGASVHEFPSITETNNMELQENMVFTIEPGIYVPGVAGVRIEDDLVVTKDGVQVLTEFPKTLQVIK; this comes from the coding sequence ATGGAAAAAAATATCGATGTCTTACAAAATTGGTTAAAAGACCAAGGTGCCGAGGTTGCATTTTTGACAGATCCAGAGAATATCGCTTACTTCTCAGGTTATCATAGCGAGCCTCATGAACGTGTACTTGGTTTAGCCGTATTCCCTGAAAGTGAACCGTTTTTATTTACGCCAGCATTAGAGGTAGAAGATTTGCGTGGCGGCGATTGGACACATCCTGCATATGGATATAACGATACAGAAAATCCGTTCACCATCATTGCAGATGAAATCAAAAAACGTGTAGCAAATCCAACTAAATTTGCTATTGAAAAAAAACATATGAGTGTAGACCGTTTTGAACAATTAAGCGGACTCTTCTCGGGTTGCTCTTTTATTCCGATTGAACACAAGATTGAACAAGTTCGTCTTATTAAAACAGAAGCAGAACTGAAGATTTTAAAAGAAGCTGCTTTACTTGCTGATTACGCAGTACAAGTAGGTGTAGACGAAATCGCAGAAGGTAAAACAGAAGCAGAAATCGTTGCAAAAATCGAATATGAAATGAAGAAAAAAGGCGTAACGGCGATGTCTTTCGATACGATGGTACTAACTGGAAAAAATGGCGCCTTGCCTCATGGGACACCTGGTGAAACAAAAATCAAAAAAGGCGATTTAGTTTTATTTGATTTAGGTGTTGTTCACAAAGGCTATTGCTCTGATATTACACGTACAGTTGCTTTTGGTGATATTTCTGATGAACAGAAAAAAATTTATGACACTGTTTTAGAAGCACAAGTTTCTGCAGTGGAAAAAGTAAAAGCTGGAGTGAAAGCAAGCGAAATCGACTTAACTGCTAGAAATATTATTCGTGAAGCTGGATACGGCGATTATTTCCCACATCGTCTTGGTCATGGACTTGGCGCGAGTGTGCATGAATTCCCTTCTATTACGGAAACAAACAATATGGAGTTACAAGAAAATATGGTATTTACTATTGAGCCTGGTATTTATGTTCCAGGTGTTGCTGGTGTGCGTATTGAAGATGACCTCGTTGTCACAAAAGATGGTGTACAAGTACTGACAGAGTTTCCGAAAACATTACAAGTAATCAAATAA
- the ald gene encoding alanine dehydrogenase — protein sequence MLIGVPKEIKNNENRVAMTPASVFSYVNAGHTVYIEKGAGIGSNYQDADFVQAGAKIVETAKEAWDVDMVVKVKEPIASEYTYFKENLLLFTYLHLANEPTLAKALMESKVNSVAYETVELADHSLPLLSPMSEVAGRMAAQIGAQFLQRTNGGMGVLLGGVPGVEKSEVVIIGGGIAGTNAAKIAAGLGANVTILDMNLKRLRELDDIFGNQVQTLMSNDFNIETAVKKADLVIGAVLIPGAKAPKLVKEHVIKQMIPGSVLVDIAIDQGGIFETTDHVSTHDNPTYEKYGVLHYAVANMPGAVPRTSTLALTNATLPFGLKLANQGLEIAVKKDPYLLRGLNTYQGHITYKAVADSLGLVYTDSKELL from the coding sequence ATGTTAATCGGCGTACCAAAAGAGATAAAAAATAATGAGAATAGGGTAGCGATGACCCCGGCAAGTGTTTTTTCTTATGTGAATGCAGGTCATACTGTATATATTGAAAAAGGCGCGGGGATTGGCTCTAATTATCAAGATGCTGATTTTGTGCAAGCGGGAGCAAAAATTGTTGAAACGGCTAAAGAAGCTTGGGATGTGGACATGGTTGTAAAAGTGAAAGAACCAATTGCATCAGAGTATACTTATTTTAAAGAAAATCTATTACTTTTCACTTATTTACACTTAGCAAATGAACCAACACTTGCAAAAGCTTTGATGGAAAGTAAAGTAAATAGTGTCGCCTATGAAACAGTAGAACTTGCGGATCATTCATTGCCATTACTTTCGCCAATGAGTGAAGTTGCTGGACGAATGGCAGCGCAAATCGGTGCCCAATTTTTACAAAGAACGAATGGTGGAATGGGTGTGCTTTTAGGCGGAGTTCCTGGAGTGGAGAAAAGCGAAGTGGTTATTATTGGCGGTGGAATTGCTGGAACAAATGCAGCTAAAATCGCAGCAGGTTTAGGCGCAAATGTAACGATTCTGGATATGAATTTAAAACGACTTCGCGAATTAGATGATATTTTTGGTAATCAGGTACAAACATTAATGTCAAATGATTTTAATATTGAAACAGCTGTGAAAAAGGCGGACTTAGTTATTGGGGCAGTATTAATTCCAGGAGCAAAAGCGCCGAAACTTGTTAAAGAGCACGTTATTAAACAAATGATTCCAGGTTCAGTGCTAGTAGATATCGCAATTGATCAAGGTGGGATTTTTGAAACAACCGACCATGTTTCCACTCATGATAATCCAACTTATGAAAAATATGGCGTGCTACATTATGCGGTTGCGAACATGCCAGGAGCAGTTCCGCGGACGTCTACTTTAGCACTTACAAATGCAACATTACCATTCGGATTAAAACTGGCCAATCAAGGACTTGAAATAGCAGTGAAAAAAGACCCATACTTACTTCGTGGTTTAAATACTTATCAAGGTCATATTACTTATAAAGCTGTTGCTGACTCACTTGGATTAGTTTATACAGATAGTAAAGAATTACTTTAA
- a CDS encoding universal stress protein: protein MLQQYERVLVAVDGSKEAERAFQKAIQVANRNDAALGLVHVIDTRAFSSVANYDTSMADKATEYADELLSGYKEDALKAGVTKVESYIEYGSPKTAITKEAAKAFQADLIMCGATGLNAVERLLIGSVSEYIIRHSPCDVLVVRNDVPDYK from the coding sequence ATGTTACAGCAATACGAAAGAGTTTTAGTAGCAGTTGATGGATCCAAAGAAGCAGAAAGAGCCTTCCAAAAAGCAATTCAAGTGGCTAATCGTAACGATGCAGCGCTTGGTCTAGTTCATGTTATTGATACACGCGCATTTTCATCTGTTGCCAATTATGATACTAGCATGGCTGACAAAGCTACTGAATATGCGGATGAATTACTGAGTGGTTATAAAGAAGATGCCTTAAAAGCAGGAGTAACAAAAGTAGAAAGCTACATCGAATATGGTTCACCAAAAACAGCTATTACAAAAGAAGCAGCAAAAGCTTTCCAAGCAGATTTGATCATGTGTGGCGCTACTGGCCTAAACGCCGTAGAACGGTTATTGATTGGTAGTGTATCTGAATATATTATTCGCCACTCCCCTTGTGATGTTCTTGTTGTTCGTAACGATGTACCTGATTATAAATAA
- a CDS encoding acetate kinase, translating to MEKTIAINAGSSSLKFQLYDMPSERVITAGIVERIGLKDSIFTITVDGEKIKEIIDIPDHEIAVQMLLEKLINHKVIGSYDEITGIGHRVVHGGERFPESVYIDDQVIKDIEALSELAPLHNPANVTGIKAFRKILPDVISVAVFDTAFHQTMPPASYLYSLPYSYYEDYGIRKYGFHGTSHKYVSERAAELLGRPVEELRLLTCHLGNGASIAAIEGGKSMDTSMGFTPLAGVSMGTRSGNIDPALIPFIMEKTGKTAEQVLDVLNKESGMLGVSGISSDLRDLEDEAAKGNDRAELALQVFVDRIHKYIGSYAARMNGVDAIIFTAGIGENSSYIREKVLRGLEFMGVYWDPALNQVRGEERFLNYPHSPVKVIIIPTNEELMIARDVETIKNNR from the coding sequence ATGGAAAAAACGATTGCAATTAACGCCGGAAGTTCTTCACTGAAATTCCAATTATATGATATGCCATCTGAACGTGTTATTACAGCAGGGATTGTAGAAAGAATTGGTTTAAAAGATTCTATTTTCACAATTACTGTAGACGGAGAAAAAATCAAAGAAATTATTGATATTCCTGATCATGAAATTGCTGTTCAAATGCTACTAGAAAAATTAATTAACCATAAAGTTATTGGTTCTTATGACGAAATCACTGGAATAGGTCACCGTGTAGTTCATGGTGGAGAAAGATTCCCTGAATCCGTTTATATTGATGACCAAGTAATTAAAGATATTGAAGCATTATCTGAACTTGCGCCGCTTCATAACCCAGCTAATGTTACTGGAATTAAAGCTTTCCGCAAAATTCTACCTGATGTTATTTCAGTTGCTGTATTTGACACAGCTTTTCACCAAACAATGCCACCAGCAAGCTATCTATACAGCTTGCCATACAGCTACTATGAAGACTATGGTATTCGTAAATATGGTTTCCATGGTACAAGTCACAAATATGTATCCGAACGTGCAGCAGAACTTCTAGGTCGTCCTGTGGAAGAATTACGTTTACTTACTTGTCACTTAGGTAATGGCGCTAGTATTGCTGCAATTGAAGGCGGGAAATCAATGGACACTTCTATGGGATTCACTCCACTAGCAGGTGTTTCTATGGGAACTCGCTCTGGTAATATTGACCCAGCGCTTATTCCATTTATTATGGAAAAAACAGGTAAAACGGCAGAACAAGTACTTGATGTATTAAACAAAGAATCTGGAATGCTTGGCGTATCTGGTATTTCAAGTGATCTTCGTGATTTAGAAGATGAAGCAGCGAAAGGAAACGACCGCGCAGAACTTGCACTTCAAGTTTTCGTGGACCGTATCCATAAATACATTGGTTCTTATGCAGCTCGCATGAATGGTGTAGATGCAATTATCTTTACAGCAGGTATTGGTGAAAACAGTTCTTACATTCGTGAAAAAGTACTTCGTGGACTTGAATTCATGGGCGTATATTGGGATCCAGCACTTAACCAAGTGCGCGGAGAAGAAAGATTCCTTAACTATCCACACTCTCCGGTAAAAGTTATTATTATTCCTACAAACGAAGAATTAATGATTGCTCGTGATGTAGAAACAATTAAAAATAACCGTTAA
- a CDS encoding class I SAM-dependent methyltransferase: protein MANEATQELFQVLDNTAIILQNELEISYLEAVYETGENLFQKEVLQKEELSSEKQLKLQESYESIELENFSNEEIRKGLQLALLKGMKHGIQVNHQMTPDSIGFIVAYLLEKVIRKKKNISILDPACGTANLLTTVINQLELKGDVTVHASGVDVDDLLISLALVGADLQRQKMTLLHQDGLANLLVDPVDIVISDLPVGYYPDDENAKTFELCREEGHSFAHFLFIEQGMRYTKPGGYLFFLVPDAMFGTSDFAKVDKFIKKNGHIEGIIKLPETLFKSEQARKSILILRKADVNVKPPKEVLLANLSSLTDPSVTAPILAEIENWFKRKQ from the coding sequence TTGGCAAATGAAGCAACGCAAGAATTATTTCAAGTGCTTGATAATACAGCTATTATCTTGCAAAATGAGCTTGAAATAAGCTATTTGGAAGCGGTCTATGAAACAGGAGAAAACTTGTTTCAAAAAGAAGTTTTACAAAAAGAAGAGTTGTCTTCTGAAAAACAATTGAAATTGCAAGAGTCTTACGAAAGTATCGAACTCGAGAATTTCTCAAATGAAGAAATCCGCAAAGGTCTTCAATTAGCACTACTTAAAGGCATGAAACATGGTATTCAAGTGAATCACCAGATGACACCAGATTCCATCGGATTTATTGTGGCATATTTACTTGAAAAAGTGATTCGAAAGAAGAAAAATATCTCTATTTTGGATCCAGCATGTGGGACAGCAAACCTTTTAACCACCGTGATTAATCAACTAGAGCTAAAAGGTGATGTAACAGTTCATGCGAGTGGTGTGGATGTAGATGATTTGCTTATTTCTCTTGCACTCGTAGGAGCGGATTTACAACGACAAAAAATGACTTTACTTCATCAAGATGGATTAGCTAATTTATTAGTGGATCCGGTAGATATAGTAATTAGTGATTTACCAGTTGGTTATTATCCGGATGACGAAAATGCGAAAACATTTGAACTTTGCCGTGAAGAAGGGCATTCATTTGCACATTTCTTGTTTATAGAACAAGGAATGCGCTACACAAAACCAGGAGGATATCTATTCTTCTTGGTACCTGACGCAATGTTTGGGACTAGTGACTTTGCTAAGGTGGACAAGTTTATCAAGAAAAACGGTCATATTGAGGGAATTATTAAATTACCTGAAACACTGTTTAAGTCTGAACAAGCACGAAAAAGCATCTTGATTTTACGAAAAGCGGATGTAAATGTAAAGCCGCCAAAAGAAGTTTTACTGGCCAATCTCTCTTCACTAACAGATCCAAGCGTAACAGCACCGATTTTAGCTGAAATAGAGAACTGGTTCAAGAGGAAACAATAA
- the tpx gene encoding thiol peroxidase gives MTQVTFKHNPVTLVGTERKVGDKAPNFTVVNRDLEEVTLHDYDGKVRLISVVPSIDTSVCSTQTRKFNEEASNLDNTVVLTISVDLPFAQKKWCAAEGLPNAITLSDHRDLSFGEAYGVIMKELRLLARSVFVINAAGEIVYKEVVPEGSDHPNYEAAIEAAKKA, from the coding sequence ATGACACAAGTAACATTTAAACATAATCCAGTTACGTTAGTTGGTACGGAAAGAAAAGTAGGCGATAAAGCGCCAAATTTCACTGTGGTAAATAGAGACTTAGAAGAAGTAACTTTGCACGATTATGACGGTAAAGTGAGACTTATCAGTGTGGTTCCTTCAATTGATACAAGTGTTTGTTCTACACAAACCCGTAAATTTAATGAAGAAGCAAGCAATCTGGATAATACAGTTGTTTTAACCATTTCCGTTGATTTACCATTTGCACAAAAGAAATGGTGTGCTGCGGAAGGGTTGCCAAATGCTATTACTTTATCTGACCACCGTGATCTTTCTTTTGGAGAAGCATACGGTGTGATAATGAAAGAACTTCGCTTACTAGCGCGTTCCGTATTCGTTATTAATGCAGCCGGAGAAATAGTATATAAAGAAGTAGTTCCAGAAGGCAGTGATCATCCAAATTATGAAGCCGCAATTGAAGCAGCGAAAAAAGCATAA
- a CDS encoding RDD family protein encodes MGNENMAFENKRQVYHYEPAIPPEEAIPKQYFAGFWIRFLAYIIDLIAITAISGIIVNPIFRVMDLSMDTSFFTTYWILTTVVFLIYFILMTKFFGQTLGKMLFGLRVVNLDRTKLTWLTVLFREGAMRFVLKTIWPLYVVCAFTPNKQGIADLLESTSVVHVGYLELDEKWTNGAKN; translated from the coding sequence ATGGGCAACGAAAACATGGCTTTTGAGAATAAGCGTCAAGTCTATCATTATGAACCAGCCATTCCGCCAGAGGAAGCAATACCTAAGCAATATTTTGCTGGCTTTTGGATACGGTTTTTGGCTTATATAATTGATTTAATTGCTATTACAGCAATTAGCGGCATTATCGTAAATCCTATTTTCCGAGTAATGGATTTATCAATGGATACTAGTTTTTTCACTACTTATTGGATTTTAACTACAGTTGTCTTTTTGATATATTTTATTCTCATGACTAAATTTTTTGGACAAACGCTTGGGAAAATGCTTTTTGGTCTTCGTGTAGTAAATTTAGATCGGACGAAATTAACTTGGCTAACAGTGCTTTTCCGAGAGGGAGCAATGCGGTTTGTATTAAAAACAATTTGGCCTTTATATGTTGTATGTGCTTTTACACCAAACAAACAAGGAATTGCTGATTTACTGGAATCGACATCTGTAGTCCATGTAGGTTACTTAGAGCTAGATGAAAAATGGACAAATGGAGCAAAAAATTAG
- the sppA gene encoding signal peptide peptidase SppA, with translation MNAKRWIALGIVFALLIVSALAKVTSNQFAAKEKEEETAIIDSLFAGTNELTETVIEDAGPNKIAVLSVDGTIQDTGETSSIFGSEGYNHSFFMDQLEQVRDDESIKGVLLYVNSPGGGVMESAQIRDKILQIQKERSIPFYVSMGSMAASGGYYISAPADKIFASKETLTGSLGVIMQGYDYSELMKKLGISDNTIKSGAHKDIMSATRPMTEEEKKIMQSMIDDSYNEFVKVVASGRDMSEEQVRKIADGRIYDGRQAKENGLIDAFGYQEDALEALKKEKKLSNASVIQYDEPTGFSSLFSATAQKITGQNTDITQLIKLTGTLKAPRMMYLYGE, from the coding sequence ATGAACGCTAAAAGATGGATTGCACTTGGAATTGTTTTTGCACTTTTAATTGTTAGTGCATTAGCAAAAGTGACATCAAATCAGTTTGCAGCTAAAGAAAAAGAAGAGGAAACAGCCATTATTGATAGCTTATTTGCAGGGACAAATGAACTTACAGAAACAGTAATTGAAGATGCCGGACCAAATAAAATTGCCGTTTTATCTGTTGATGGAACAATCCAAGACACAGGAGAAACTAGTTCTATTTTTGGTTCAGAGGGCTATAATCATTCGTTCTTTATGGATCAGTTAGAGCAAGTGAGAGATGATGAATCAATTAAAGGGGTTCTCTTATATGTCAACTCACCAGGTGGCGGAGTAATGGAATCAGCACAAATTAGAGATAAAATATTACAAATCCAAAAAGAACGCTCCATTCCGTTTTATGTTTCTATGGGAAGTATGGCAGCTTCTGGCGGATACTACATTTCAGCTCCAGCCGATAAGATTTTTGCAAGTAAAGAGACATTAACTGGTTCGCTTGGAGTTATTATGCAAGGCTATGACTATAGCGAATTAATGAAAAAACTAGGAATTTCAGACAATACAATTAAAAGTGGGGCTCATAAAGATATTATGAGCGCAACAAGACCAATGACTGAGGAAGAGAAAAAAATTATGCAGTCGATGATAGATGATTCCTACAATGAGTTTGTCAAAGTTGTTGCTAGTGGCCGAGATATGAGTGAAGAGCAAGTACGTAAAATTGCAGATGGTCGTATTTATGATGGACGTCAAGCAAAAGAAAATGGTTTAATAGACGCATTTGGTTATCAAGAAGATGCCCTTGAAGCCCTGAAAAAAGAAAAGAAATTATCCAACGCTTCTGTCATCCAATATGATGAACCAACTGGTTTTAGCTCTTTATTCTCAGCAACTGCCCAAAAAATAACTGGACAAAATACAGATATTACACAATTAATTAAATTAACAGGAACCCTAAAAGCACCAAGGATGATGTACTTATATGGAGAATAA
- a CDS encoding NAD kinase: protein MAKTIFYFSYRKTEELHAKAKELKKITTDYGYELTDDYQKANVIISIGGDGAFLKSVRETGFRQDCLYAGIALTEQLGQYCDFHINQLDEIIKAAIEDRWLVRRYPTIYGTVNNTKAFYVLNEFNIRSSIIRTLTIDLYINDSHFETFRGDGMVISTPTGSTAYNKSVNGSIVDPLLPSMQVSELASINNNKFRTLGSSFILSPKRKLRIEIASEEGNNEFPMIGMDSEALSIQHVHEVNLEVGDRFINIIKLPKNSFWDKVKRNFL, encoded by the coding sequence ATGGCAAAAACTATTTTTTATTTTTCCTATCGAAAAACAGAAGAACTACATGCAAAAGCAAAAGAACTAAAGAAAATTACGACTGATTATGGTTATGAATTAACTGATGACTATCAAAAAGCAAACGTTATTATCAGTATTGGTGGTGATGGTGCTTTTCTTAAATCCGTAAGAGAAACCGGCTTCCGTCAAGATTGTTTATATGCAGGAATTGCGCTAACAGAACAATTAGGTCAGTATTGCGATTTCCATATTAATCAATTGGATGAAATCATTAAAGCTGCCATTGAAGATCGTTGGTTAGTTCGTCGTTATCCAACTATTTACGGTACAGTAAATAATACTAAAGCTTTTTATGTGTTGAATGAATTTAATATTCGTTCTTCTATTATCAGAACCCTGACAATAGATCTTTATATTAATGATTCTCACTTTGAGACGTTCCGAGGCGATGGAATGGTTATCTCCACACCAACAGGAAGTACAGCTTATAATAAATCTGTAAATGGTTCTATCGTGGATCCACTTCTTCCATCTATGCAAGTAAGTGAACTAGCTTCTATTAACAATAACAAATTCCGTACACTAGGGTCTTCTTTCATTCTTAGTCCAAAACGTAAACTACGTATTGAGATTGCGTCTGAAGAAGGGAATAATGAGTTCCCAATGATTGGAATGGACAGTGAAGCACTTAGCATTCAACATGTTCATGAGGTAAACCTAGAAGTAGGCGATCGTTTTATCAATATTATCAAACTTCCGAAAAATTCTTTCTGGGATAAAGTTAAGCGTAATTTCTTATAA
- the argF gene encoding ornithine carbamoyltransferase, which yields MTMYAKNNTTGKDMLSLLEWNKEELIDIIKLAVAMKTNPAHYSHILSGKILGMIFDKPSTRTRVSFEAGILQLGGQAIVMSSKELQIGRGEPIKDTAHVMSEYIDAIMIRTFSHEKVEELAHHAAIPLINGLTDLHHPCQALADLMTIYEWKDQLEGIKLAYIGDGNNVCHSLLLASAMVGLDIRLAMPKGYEVDETILATAKKLADQSGANILITEDPKMAATDADFIYTDVWTSMGQEDENAKRLADFGKKYQVNADLVSVAKPDYHFLHCLPAHREEEVTTEIIDGEHSVIYQQAGNRLHAQKALLAAILEAK from the coding sequence ATGACAATGTATGCTAAAAATAATACAACTGGTAAAGATATGCTCAGTTTGCTTGAATGGAACAAAGAAGAATTGATAGATATTATTAAGTTAGCTGTCGCGATGAAGACGAATCCAGCTCATTATAGTCATATTTTAAGTGGGAAAATTTTAGGAATGATATTTGATAAACCTTCTACAAGAACACGGGTTTCTTTTGAGGCGGGAATTTTACAATTAGGTGGGCAAGCAATTGTGATGAGTTCCAAAGAATTGCAAATTGGTCGCGGGGAACCAATTAAAGATACGGCACATGTGATGTCAGAATATATTGATGCGATAATGATTCGGACGTTTAGTCATGAAAAAGTAGAAGAATTAGCACATCATGCGGCAATTCCGCTAATTAATGGCTTAACTGATTTACATCATCCATGTCAGGCGTTGGCAGATTTAATGACTATTTATGAATGGAAAGATCAGTTGGAAGGTATCAAATTAGCCTATATCGGTGATGGTAATAATGTGTGCCATTCATTACTTTTAGCTAGTGCGATGGTTGGTTTAGATATTCGCCTTGCGATGCCAAAAGGGTATGAGGTCGACGAAACAATTCTCGCTACTGCAAAAAAATTGGCAGACCAAAGTGGCGCTAATATTTTGATAACTGAGGACCCGAAAATGGCGGCTACAGATGCTGATTTTATTTACACTGATGTTTGGACAAGTATGGGCCAGGAGGATGAAAATGCAAAACGTTTGGCAGATTTTGGTAAAAAATACCAAGTGAATGCTGATTTAGTGAGTGTTGCAAAGCCGGATTATCATTTTTTACATTGTTTACCAGCACATCGGGAAGAAGAAGTGACAACGGAAATTATTGACGGAGAGCATTCGGTTATTTATCAACAAGCAGGAAATAGACTTCACGCACAAAAAGCATTACTAGCAGCTATTTTGGAAGCAAAATAA
- a CDS encoding acetylornithine transaminase, with protein MKHVFPTYNRFPIDLVEGKGTVVTDKAGKTYLDFTSGIAVCNLGHCPDNVTEALQLQVANIWHTSNLYECALQESVAKLITDGDNKQVFFCNSGTEANEAALKLARKYTGKEKIITFEKSFHGRTFGSMSATGQAKINQGFGGLVPGFTYVPYNNIKAFREELDENTAAVMLEIIQGEGGVIPANAAWLLEVQMLCKKVGALLIIDEVQTGMGRTGTLYGFEQIGLDPDIFTLAKGLGNGLPIGAMVGKVNLSSAFGAGSHGSTFGGNKLALACAKEILLTMKQAGFLEDVNAKADYFRNLLEEDVEVLDNVSAVRGEGFLIGIELENTAEPVVKELRDNGLLILTAGPNVLRILPPLTVSYAEIDQAAHLLKNVLENQLIGSEEG; from the coding sequence GTGAAACATGTTTTTCCGACTTATAATAGATTTCCCATTGATTTAGTCGAAGGAAAAGGGACTGTTGTGACAGATAAAGCGGGTAAAACATATCTTGATTTTACCAGTGGGATTGCAGTTTGTAACTTAGGACATTGCCCAGATAATGTGACAGAAGCACTTCAACTTCAAGTAGCGAATATTTGGCATACATCGAATTTATACGAATGTGCTTTACAAGAAAGCGTGGCAAAATTAATTACTGACGGGGACAATAAGCAAGTTTTCTTTTGTAATAGCGGAACAGAAGCTAATGAGGCTGCTCTTAAATTAGCAAGAAAATATACAGGTAAAGAGAAAATAATCACTTTTGAAAAATCTTTCCATGGCCGCACATTCGGTTCTATGTCAGCTACAGGACAAGCGAAAATTAATCAAGGTTTCGGAGGACTGGTTCCCGGATTTACATACGTACCTTACAATAATATAAAAGCTTTTCGAGAAGAATTAGATGAAAACACAGCTGCTGTCATGTTAGAAATTATTCAAGGGGAAGGTGGCGTAATCCCAGCAAATGCAGCATGGTTACTAGAAGTTCAAATGCTTTGCAAAAAAGTGGGCGCGCTATTAATTATTGATGAAGTCCAAACAGGGATGGGTCGAACAGGAACTCTTTATGGTTTTGAGCAAATTGGTTTAGATCCGGATATATTCACCTTAGCAAAAGGACTTGGAAATGGCTTGCCGATTGGAGCAATGGTTGGAAAAGTAAACTTAAGTAGCGCTTTTGGTGCAGGAAGCCATGGTTCTACTTTTGGAGGAAACAAACTGGCACTTGCTTGTGCAAAAGAGATTTTATTAACAATGAAGCAAGCGGGATTTCTCGAAGATGTAAATGCCAAAGCGGATTATTTCAGAAACTTGTTGGAAGAAGATGTGGAAGTATTAGATAATGTTTCAGCTGTTCGCGGCGAAGGTTTTCTTATAGGAATAGAACTGGAAAATACGGCAGAACCAGTTGTAAAGGAACTACGAGATAATGGGTTATTAATACTAACTGCTGGGCCAAATGTGCTTAGAATCTTGCCGCCTTTAACCGTTAGTTATGCAGAAATCGATCAAGCCGCTCATTTATTGAAAAACGTTTTGGAAAACCAATTGATTGGGAGTGAAGAGGGATGA
- the argB gene encoding acetylglutamate kinase, translating into MENIIVIKLGGTASDNLTENFFQKITEWQGAEKKIVLVHGGGHYITKMMEALQIPVETKNGLRITNQQALEVTKMVLIGQVQPTITSAFQKRGISVIGLNAGDTGLLEAERLNDRDLGLVGKITKVKTNLIEQLLAGNIITVIAPLGIDNTYNWLNVNADTAACEVASALKAEALYLLTDVPGVKNESEIISEINTTEINKLQTSGVIKGGMIPKLESAAFAAKHGVGQVIITDSLENAGTKIRSKVAIG; encoded by the coding sequence ATGGAAAATATAATAGTCATTAAACTAGGCGGCACAGCAAGTGATAATTTAACAGAAAATTTCTTCCAAAAAATTACGGAGTGGCAAGGTGCAGAAAAGAAAATAGTTCTTGTTCACGGTGGTGGTCATTATATAACAAAAATGATGGAGGCTCTGCAAATTCCTGTTGAAACTAAAAATGGTTTACGTATCACTAATCAACAAGCGCTAGAAGTTACAAAAATGGTCTTAATCGGTCAAGTGCAACCTACTATCACATCAGCTTTTCAAAAACGAGGCATTTCTGTTATAGGTTTGAACGCTGGGGATACAGGTTTACTGGAAGCGGAGCGATTGAATGATAGGGACTTAGGGCTCGTTGGTAAAATCACAAAAGTAAAAACCAATTTAATCGAACAATTGCTAGCTGGAAATATCATTACAGTCATCGCACCTCTTGGTATAGACAACACCTATAATTGGTTAAATGTCAATGCTGATACTGCAGCCTGTGAAGTAGCTAGCGCATTAAAGGCAGAAGCTCTTTACTTACTAACAGACGTCCCAGGTGTAAAAAACGAATCAGAAATTATCAGTGAAATTAATACCACAGAAATAAATAAATTACAAACATCTGGGGTTATAAAAGGTGGAATGATTCCTAAATTAGAAAGTGCTGCTTTTGCCGCTAAACATGGGGTTGGCCAAGTGATTATTACAGACTCTCTAGAAAATGCAGGAACAAAAATAAGAAGCAAGGTGGCGATTGGGTGA